Proteins found in one Neurospora crassa OR74A linkage group II, whole genome shotgun sequence genomic segment:
- a CDS encoding acid phosphatase PHOa → MRNSLFALCGLAALHTVGAAANVVKGKVFDRFITIWLENQDFAKAAVDKSIADLKKQGVLLSRYYAQTHPSQPNYLAAIAGDYFGLNHDYEVRVPENVSTVVDLLDTRGISWGGYFEDMPGPGFMGNYSDGSTHNGGWDYVRKHNPFVSFDSVTANGTRLLCLQSFDEFHDDFVAKRVPQFVFMSPNMMHDGHNTSLETATEWSHEFLKPLLDDKAFDERTLILLTFDESENYGEPNHIVSLLLGNAVPKELRGTHDDTFYTHYSILSSVQNNWGLPHLGRYDVGANVFRFAAETARYGGNRDPTNLATLNNSLSYPGFLHNESWLPIPIPNWRLVGAGGKGALPAVEKTWHIEDGVPWNTPYDGSGKVFDGGKNMPIYKPAVAN, encoded by the exons ATGCGGAATTCCTTATTCGCCCTTTGCGGCCTTGCAGCTTTGCACACTGTGGGCGCTGCAGCTAACGTTGTCAAGGGAAAGGTCTTTGACAGATTCATCACCATTTGGCTGGAGAATCAG GACTTTGCCAAGGCTGCGGTAGACAAAAGCATTGCCGACCTGAAGAAGCAGGGAGTCCTGCTCTCGAGATACTATGCGCAAACACACCCAAGCCAGCCAAACTATCTCGCTGCCATTGCCGGTGACTATTTCGGACTCAATCATGACTACGAAGTCAGAGTCCCGGAGAATGTATCAACGGTAGTTGACCTGCTCGATACCCGTGGCATCTCATGGGGCGGATACTTTGAGGACATGCCCGGCCCCGGCTTCATGGGTAACTACAGCGATGGTTCCACGCACAACGGCGGGTGGGATTATGTCCGCAAGCACAA TCCCTTTGTGTCGTTTGACAGCGTCACGGCCAACGGAACGCGTCTGCTCTGCTTGCAGTCTTTTGACGAATTCCACGACGACTTTGTGGCCAAGCGAGTGCCGCAATTTGTGTTTATGTCGCCCAACATGATGCATGACGGACACAACACGTCGCTTGAGACGGCAACCGAGTGGTCGCATGAGTTCTTGAAGCCCTTGTTGGACGACAAGGCCTTTGACGAGCGGACGCTCATCCTGCTCACGTTCGACGAGTCCGAGAATTACGGGGAGCCGAACCACATTGTCTCCCTGCTGCTGGGCAATGCCGTCCCCAAGGAGCTCAGGGGCACACATGACGACACCTTTTACACGCACTACAGCATCCTGTCTTCGGTGCAAAACAATTGGGGACTGCCCCATCTGGGTAGGTACGACGTCGGAGCCAATGTGTTCCGATTCGCGGCGGAGACGGCCAGGTACGGAGGAAACAGGGACCCGACGAACCTGGCGACACTCAACAACTCGTTGTCTTATCCGGGCTTTCTACACAACGAAAGCTGGTTGCCTATCCCGATCCCAAATTGGAGGCTCGTGGGTGCTGGTGGAAAGGGTGCCTTGCCAGCGGTCGAGAAGACGTGGCATATTGAAGATGGAGTGCCGTGGAATACGCCGTATGATGGGAGCGGGAAGGTGTTTGATGGAGGCAAGAACATGCCTATTTACAAGCCAGCCGTGGCGAACTGA
- a CDS encoding membrane transporter — protein MSHNLEESPGDDDHRQSQPTEAEQGISRYGDRADSDFVQRPKNTDGTLQPSKDKESLRNKKSPEPRKFYLVTHNSGDDERHRGSESSYSYESVNLEQPFRFGEFNTLVGESLPSLSTRDSTSAPRVSFSDPATIPISGHASSSSSFHEKPTTVEPRGIPSQLLPRASSITSFGFIDDGEDTIISWEENDPENPYNWSSGRKAAILLTAVMLILNSSMGSALPSNAIPFIVEEWKIESEQETVLPISIYLIGEALQYFSYFSQRLTDLGYVMGPILWAPLSEQYGRRRLSIGTFAMFTLFTLACALAPHWISFIIFRLFSGIFASAPIALVPGIIADIYNEPRQRGRSMGIFMATTVFGPLIAPIISGYAATTIGWRWAFWIGLMYAGLTLLPLFFLLPETYGPILLLRRAQHLRLTNPNAHVVAPRELEDTQHSLSELTTIVLTRPIRMILMEPIVSTSCAYISLCYAIFYMTFEAYPFIFIDLYGLTPGQCGLTYLAIGVGCLIALPIFMAWDSILTRARHRNAPWTRQEEYRRLPLACLGGPMFVVSLFWLGFTSRFSVPFWIPMLSGIPFGMGFMCVFQALLNYLTDAYEIFAASANAAASCSRSLLATLLPLATAPMFHRLGIAGACSLLGGLSLLMTMMPFIFLWQGEKIRRSSKFCLLLRERREEMERKIEEQKRRRTGIMMTIRMSGVPPPASSSAAVAAAAGLRFSAYGEGMARTETRGEAGRVLGGGGAMVDIAEEEQQGMKKDVEKGMMEMDKGKEMEMEMEGRKSSSSGSNYSSHSERRCIQAGDGRRGTGDVVNHVFECPDYEGADEVGESSFSHDHDPPPPGSGSRSGGSSATVAVSPPPPRITGTPHDDDDSDDDGGGKLNGDGLVIGSREGNERKKDE, from the exons ATGTCACACAATCTCGAAGAGAGCcccggtgatgatgatcatCGGCAATCCCAACCCACCGAGGCAGAACAGGGCATATCAAGATATGGAGATCGAGCTGACTCTGATTTTGTGCAACGACCCAAAAATACGGATGGCACACTACAGCCCAGCAAAGACAAGGAGTCCCTCCGTAACAAGAAGTCTCCGGAGCCGAGGAAGTTCTATCTCGTAACTCACAACTCGGGAGACGACGAGAGGCACCGTGGGAGCGAGTCTTCATACTCGTATGAGTCAGTGAATCTTGAACAACCCTTTCGCTTCGGCGAGTTCAATACACTCGTCGGAGAGTCTTTACCTTCTCTGTCAACACGGGACAGTACTAGTG CTCCCAGAGTCAGCTTTTCAGACCCGGCAACCATCCCCATCAGTGGACATGCCAGttcttcatcctcgttcCACGAAAAGCCAACCACTGTTGAGCCACGGGGGATCCCATCCCAACTCCTGCCCCGAGCCAGCAGCATAACCAGTTTCGGCTTCATCGATGACGGTGAGGACACCATCATCTCCTGGGAAGAAAACGACCCAGAAAACCCGTACAACTGGTCCTCCGGCAGGAAAGCCGCCATCTTGCTGACGGCCGTCATGTTGATCCTCAACTCGTCCATGGGCAGCGCCCTGCCCAGCAACGCCATCCCCTTTATTGTGGAGGAGTGGAAGATCGAGTCGGAGCAGGAGACGGTCCTGCCCATTTCCATCTACCTGATCGGTGAGGCCTTGCAGTATTTTAGTTATTTCTCGCAAAGACTGACGGATTTAGGCTATGTGATGGGTCCGATCTTGTGGGCGCCGCTAAGCGAGCAGTATGGGCGCAGGAGATTGAGTATCGGGACGTTTGCCATGTTTACTTTGTTTACGTTGGCGTGTGCATTGGCTCCTCATTGGATTTCCTTTATCATCTTCAGACTGTTTTCGGGCATCTTTGCAAGTGCGCCTATTGCGCTGGTGCCGGGGATTATTGCGGATATTTACAATGAACCGAGGCAGCGTGGGAGAAGCATGGGGATTTTTATGGCT ACTACAGTCTTCGGCCCTCTCATCGCCCCCATCATCTCCGGCTACgcggccaccaccatcggctGGCGCTGGGCCTTCTGGATCGGCCTCATGTACGCCGGCCtgaccctcctccctctcttctttttgttgccCGAAACCTACGgccccatcctcctcctccgtcgcGCCCAGCACCTACGACTCACCAACCCCAACGCCCACGTCGTCGCCCCCCGCGAACTCGAAGACACCCAACACTCCCTGTCCGAACTCACCACCATCGTCCTCACCCGGCCCATCCGCATGATCCTCATGGAACCCATCGTCTCCACCAGCTGCGCTTACATCTCCCTCTGCTACGCCATCTTCTACATGACCTTTGAAGCCTAccccttcatcttcatcgaccTGTACGGCCTCACCCCCGGCCAATGCGGGCTCACGTACCTCGCCATCGGCGTCGGCTGCTTGATTGCCCTCCCGATCTTCATGGCATGGGACTCCATACTCACCCGCGCCCGGCACCGCAACGCCCCCTGGACTCGCCAGGAAGAATACCGTCGCTTGCCACTCGCTTGCCTCGGCGGCCCCATGTTCGTCGTCAGTCTCTTCTGGCTGGGCTTCACTTCCCGTTTTTCAGTCCCCTTCTGGATCCCCATGCTAAGCGGGATCCCCTTCGGCATGGGCTTCATGTGCGTGTTTCAGGCGCTGCTGAACTACTTGACAGACGCGTACGAGATCTTTGCCGCGTCAGCGAATGCGGCGGCTTCGTGCTCGCGGTCGTTGTTAGCGACGCTCTTACCGCTGGCGACGGCGCCCATGTTCCATCGCTTGGGCATTGCGGGCGCATGTTCGTTGTTGGGTGGATTGAGTctgttgatgacgatgatgccgTTTATTTTCCTGTGGCAGGGGGAGAAGATTAGAAGGAGTTCCAagttttgtttgttgttgagggaacggagggaggagatggagaggaagattgaggagcagaagagaaggaggacggGAATCATGATGACGATTAGGATGAGTGGTGTGCCACCGCCGGCGTCGTcgtctgctgctgttgctgctgctgctggcttgCGATTCTCGGCTTATGGAGAAGGTATGGCGAGGACGGAGACGAGGGGGGAGGCGGGGAGGGtgctgggaggaggaggagctatGGTGGACattgcggaggaggagcagcaaggGATGAAGAAGGATGTGGAAAAGGGAATGATGGAGATGGACAAAgggaaggagatggagatggagatggaggggaggaagagttCTTCAAGTGGCAGCAACTACTCAAGCCACAGTGAACGAAGATGCATTCAGGCGGGTGATGGTAGGAGGGGGACTGGCGATGTGGTGAATCATGTCTTTGAGTGCCCGGACTACGAAGGAGCTGATGAGGTGGGCGAGTCCTCATTCAGTCACGACCATGACCCTCCTCCGCCTGGTTCAGGTTCAAGAAGTGGTGGCTCGTCAGCTACCGTGGCGGTTAGTCCTCCACCGCCTCGGATCACTGGTACACCtcatgacgatgatgatagcgatgatgatggagggggGAAGTTGAATGGAGACGGGCTTGTTATTGGAAGTCGGGAAGGAaacgaaaggaagaaagatgaATGA